From the genome of Streptococcus oralis:
GGTGAAATGCGTAGATATATGGAGGAACACCGGTGGCGAAAGCGGCTCTCTGGCTTGTAACTGACGCTGAGGCTCGAAAGCGTGGGGAGCAAACAGGATTAGATACCCTGGTAGTCCACGCCGTAAACGATGAGTGCTAGGTGTTAGACCCTTTCCGGGGTTTAGTGCCGCAGCTAACGCATTAAGCACTCCGCCTGGGGAGTACGACCGCAAGGTTGAAACTCAAAGGAATTGACGGGGGCCCGCACAAGCGGTGGAGCATGTGGTTTAATTCGAAGCAACGCGAAGAACCTTACCAGGTCTTGACATCCCTCTGACCGCTCTAGAGATAGAGTTTTCCTTCGGGACAGAGGTGACAGGTGGTGCATGGTTGTCGTCAGCTCGTGTCGTGAGATGTTGGGTTAAGTCCCGCAACGAGCGCAACCCCTATTGTTAGTTGCCATCATTTAGTTGGGCACTCTAGCGAGACTGCCGGTAATAAACCGGAGGAAGGTGGGGATGACGTCAAATCATCATGCCCCTTATGACCTGGGCTACACACGTGCTACAATGGCTGGTACAACGAGTCGCAAGCCGGTGACGGCAAGCTAATCTCTTAAAGCCAGTCTCAGTTCGGATTGTAGGCTGCAACTCGCCTACATGAAGTCGGAATCGCTAGTAATCGCGGATCAGCACGCCGCGGTGAATACGTTCCCGGGCCTTGTACACACCGCCCGTCACACCACGAGAGTTTGTAACACCCGAAGTCGGTGAGGTAACCTTTTAGGAGCCAGCCGCCTAAGGTGGGATAGATGATTGGGGTGAAGTCGTAACAAGGTAGCCGTATCGGAAGGTGCGGCTGGATCACCTCCTTTCTAAGGATAAGGAACTGCACATTGGTCTTGTTTAGTCTTGAGAGGTCTTGTGGGGCCTTAGCTCAGCTGGGAGAGCGCCTGCTTTGCACGCAGGAGGTCAGCGGTTCGATCCCGCTAGGCTCCATTGGTGAGAGATCACCAAGTAATGCACATTGAAAATTGAATATCTATATCAAATAGTAACAAGAAAATAAACCGAAACGCTGTAGTATTAAAAGAGTTTATGACTGAAAGGTCAAAAAATAAGGTTAAGTTAATAAGGGCGCACGGTGGATGCCTTGGCACTAGGAGCCGAAGAAGGACGTGACAAACGACGATATGCCTTGGGTAGCTGTAAGTAAGCGATGATCCAGGGATTTCCGAATGGGGGAACCCAACAGGTACTACCTGTTACCCGCATCTGTTAAGGATGTGAGGAGGAAGACGCAGTGAACTGAAACATCTAAGTAGCTGCAGGAAGAGAAAGCAAAAGCGATTGCCTTAGTAGCGGCGAGCGAAACGGCAGGAGGGCAAACCGAAGAGTTTACTCTTCGGGGTTGTAGGACTGCAATGTGGACTCAAAGACTATAGAAGAATGATTTGGGAAGATCAGCCAAAGAGAGTAATAGCCTCGTATTTAAAATAGTCTTTGTACCTAGCAGTATCCTGAGTACGGCGGGACACGTGAAATCCCGTCGGAATCTGGGAGGACCATCTCCCAACCCTAAATACTCCCTAGTGACCGATAGTGAACCAGTACCGTGAGGGAAAGGTGAAAAGCACCCCGGGAGGGGAGTGAAATAGAACCTGAAACCGTGTGCCTACAACAAGTTCGAGCCCGTTAATGGGTGAGAGCGTGCCTTTTGTAGAATGAACCGGCGAGTTACGATATGATGCGAGGTTAAGTTGAAGAGACGGAGCCGCAGGGAAACCGAGTCTGAATAGGGCGCCTTAGTATCATGTCGTAGACCCGAAACCATGTGACCTACCCATGAGCAGGTTGAAGGTGCGGTAAGACGCACTGGAGGACCGAACCAGGGCACGTTGAAAAGTGCTTGGATGACTTGTGGGTAGCGGAGAAATTCCAAACGAACTTGGAGATAGCTGGTTCTCTCCGAAATAGCTTTAGGGCTAGCGTCGACATAAAGATTCTTGGAGGTAGAGCACTGTTTGGGTGAGGGGTCCATCCCGGATTACCAATCTCAGATAAACTCCGAATGCCAATGAATTATGGTCGGCAGTCAGACTGCGAGTGCTAAGATCCGTAGTCGAAAGGGAAACAGCCCAGACCACCAGCTAAGGTCCCAAAATAATTGTTAAGTGGAAAAGGATGTGGGGTTGCACAGACAACTAGGATGTTAGCTTAGAAGCAGCTATTCATTCAAAGAGTGCGTAATAGCTCACTAGTCGAGTGACCCTGCGCCGAAAATGTACCGGGGCTAAAACAATTTACCGAAGCTGTGGATACCTTTATAGGTATGGTAGGAGAGCGTTCTATGTGTGAAGAAGGTATACCGTGAGGAGTGCTGGAACGCATAGAAGTGAGAATGCCGGTATGAGTAGCGAAAGACAGGTGAGAATCCTGTCCACCGTAAGACTAAGGTTTCCAGGGGAAGGCTCGTCCGCCCTGGGTTAGTCGGGACCTAAGGAGAGACCGAAAGGTGTATCCGATGGACAACAGGTTGATATTCCTGTACTAGAGTATGTAGTGATGGAGGGACGCAGTAGGCTAACTAAAGCAGACGAATGGAAGAGTCTGTCTAAGCAGTGAGGTGTGATATGAGTCAAATGCTTATATCTATAACATTGAGCTGTGATGGGGAGCGAAGTTTAGTAGCGAAGTTAGTGACGTCACACTGCCAAGAAAAGCTTCTAGCGTTTAAACATACTCTACCCGTACCGCAAACCGACACAGGTAGTCGAGGCGAGTAGCCTCAGGTGAGCGAGAGAACTCTCGTTAAGGAACTCGGCAAAATGACCCCGTAACTTCGGGAGAAGGGGTGCTGACTTTACGTCAGCCGCAGTGAATAGGCCCAAGCAACTGTTTATCAAAAACACAGCTCTCTGCTAAATCGTAAGATGATGTATAGGGGGTGACGCCTGCCCGGTGCTGGAAGGTTAAGAGGAGTGCTTAGGAGTAATCCGAAGGTATGAATTGAAGCCCCAGTAAACGGCGGCCGTAACTATAACGGTCCTAAGGTAGCGAAATTCCTTGTCGGGTAAGTTCCGACCCGCACGAAAGGCGTAATGATTTGGGCACTGTCTCAACGAGAGACTCGGTGAAATTTTAGTACCTGTGAAGATGCAGGTTACCCGCGACAGGACGGAAAGACCCCATGGAGCTTTACTGCAGTTTGATATTGAGTGTCTGTACCACATGTACAGGATAGGTAGGAGTCTATGAGATCGGGACGCCAGTTTCGAAGGAGACGTTGTTGGGATACTACCCTTGTGTTATGGCCACTCTAACCCGGATAGGTTATCCCTATCGGAGACAGTGTCTGACGGGCAGTTTGACTGGGGCGGTCGCCTCCTAAAAGGTAACGGAGGCGCCCAAAGGTTCCCTCAGAATGGTTGGAAATCATTCGCAGAGTGTAAAGGTATAAGGGAGCTTGACTGCGAGAGCTACAACTCGAGCAGGGACGAAAGTCGGGCTTAGTGATCCGGTGGTTCCGTATGGAAGGGCCATCGCTCAACGGATAAAAGCTACCCTGGGGATAACAGGCTTATCTCCCCCAAGAGTTCACATCGACGGGGAGGTTTGGCACCTCGATGTCGGCTCGTCGCATCCTGGGGCTGTAGTCGGTCCCAAGGGTTGGGCTGTTCGCCCATTAAAGCGGCACGCGAGCTGGGTTCAGAACGTCGTGAGACAGTTCGGTCCCTATCCGTCGCGGGCGTAGGAAATTTGAGAGGATCTGCTCCTAGTACGAGAGGACCAGAGTGGACTTACCGCTGGTGTACCAGTTGTCTTGCCAAAGGCATCGCTGGGTAGCTATGTAGGGAAGGGATAAACGCTGAAAGCATCTAAGTGTGAAACCCACCTCAAGATGAGATTTCCCATGATTTTATATCAGTAAGAGCCCTGAGAGATGATCAGGTAGATAGGTTAGAAGTGGAAGTGTGGCGACACATGTAGCGGACTAATACTAATAGCTCGAGGACTTATCCAAAGTAACTGAGAATATGAAAGCGGACGGTTTTCTTGGTATTTGATAGATATTCAATTTTGAGTAGGTATTACTCAGAGTTAAGTGACGATAGCCTAGGAGATACACCTGTACCCATGCCGAACACAGCAGTTAAGCCCTAGAACGCCGGAAGTAGTTGGGGGTTGCCCCCTGTGAGATATGGAAGTCGCTTAGCAGAATAGGAAGTTTAGAGACTTCCTTTTTGGGAGTTTAGCTCAGCTGGGAGAGCATCTGCCTTACAAGCAGAGGGTCAGCGGTTCGATCCCGTTAACTCCCATAGGTCCCGTAGTGTAGCGGTTATCACGTCGCCCTGTCACGGCGAAGATCGCGGGTTCGATTCCCGTCGGGACCGTTTAAGATAACGGAAGTTATTTTAGACTCGTTAGCTCAGTTGGTAGAGCAATTGACTTTTAATCAATGGGTCACTGGTTCGAGCCCAGTACGGGTCATATTTGCGGGTTTGGCGGAATTGGCAGACGCACCAGATTTAGGATCTGGCGCTTAACGGCGTGGGGGTTCAAGTCCCTTAACCCGCATAATAGAAATCAGCCGGCTTAGCTCAGTTGGTAGAGCATCTGATTTGTAATCAGAGGGTCGCGTGTTCAAGTCATGTAGCCGGCATTTTTTTATATAGAATAAGAGGTCGATGCGAACGTAGTTCAGTGGTAGAACACCACCTTGCCAAGGTGGGGGTCGCGGGTTCGAATCCCGTCGTTCGCTTAGAGAGGCCGGGGTGGCGGAACTGGCAGACGCACAGGACTTAAAATCCTGCGATTGGTAACGATCGTACCGGTTCGATTCCGGTCCTCGGCATATAATGATGAGCACCCTTAGCTCAACTGGATAGAGTACCTGACTACGAATCAGGCGGTTAGAGGTTCGACTCCTCTAGGGTGCATTTTTTTATTTAACGCGGGAAGTAGCTCAGCTTGGTAGAGTACTTGGTTTGGGACCAAGGTGTCGCAGGTTCGAATCCTGTCTTCCCGATTCATGGCGGTGTAGCTCAGCTGGCTAGAGCGTCCGGTTCATACCCGGGAGGTCGGGGGTTCGATCCCCTTCGCCGCTATATTGATCTTGTTGGACCTTTAGCTCAGCTGGTTAGAGCTCTCGGCTCATAACCGAGTGGTCGTAGGTTCAAGTCCTACAAGGTCCATTGTAAATAATGGAGGATTACCCAAGTCCGGCTGAAGGGAACGGTCTTGAAAACCGTCAGGCGTGTAAAAGCGTGCGTGGGTTCGAATCCCACATCCTCCTTTTTATATTAACGCGGGATGGAGCAGCTCGGTAGCTCGTCGGGCTCATAACCCGAAGGTCGTAGGTTCAAATCCTGCTCCCGCAATTTGGCTCGGTAGCTCAGTTGGTAGAGCAATGGATTGAAGCTCCATGTGTCGGCGGTTCGATTCCGTCTCGCGCCATATTTTGTTTTATTAAGCGGGTGTAGTTTAGTGGTAAAACTACAGCCTTCCAAGCTGTTGTCGCGAGTTCGATTCTCGTCACCCGCTTTGAACGAAAGTTCATACCAAGTTTTTGAACTTGGGCGCGTAGCTCAGGTGGTTAGAGCGCACGCCTGATAAGCGTGAGGTCGGTGGTTCGAGTCCACTCGTGCCCATTAATAGGAGAATTACTCAAGAGGCTGAAGAGGACGGTTTGCTAAATCGTTAGGTCGGGTAACCGGCGCGGGGGTTCGAATCCCCCATTCTCCGTGAGTTAAGAGGGCTGTTAGGCTCTTTTTTTGTAAGCAAATCCCCCTTCTAAATCGTTAAAAGGGGGATTTGTTTATTACCAATTTGTTAGTGATATTTCTCCGCTATTTAGCCAGATAGTTTGTTTATCTTCAAGTTCAACTTGAAGTTGACCAGATTCTGAGATTTCTTTTGCAAGACCTTTTTTCAATTTTTCATCTAGCTGGAAGGTAACTTCTTTTCCAAGAACGATTGATCTTTCTTTATAGATATAAAGTAGCTCATCTGAATCCGTATTGTAGAAACAATTCCATATTTCGCTGATGAGCTCATTACGACTAATTGGTGCAGGTGGCATAAATAGGCTGCCTGCTTTTTCTTTTAGGTCTTCTGGGAAGTCTGCTATAGAAAAATTTATACCAAGTCCGATAATGACGTCTGTAACCGAGCCTGTCTCAACTGATGTCATTGCTTCGGTGAGGATACCTGCTATCTTTTTATTTTTTAAGTAGATATCATTTACCCATTTGATATCTACTTCTATCATAGTTAGATTTTTAATGGCTTTGTAGACTGCAGCAGCTACAAGGAGAGTATAGGAAGGGAGTTTTTCATAGGGAAGATTGGGTTGAATATGCAGGGACATATAGATCCCGCCCTGAGATGGAGAATAGTAGGGACGCTGAAAGCGGCCACGACCTGCTGTTTGACAGGTTGAAAGATAGAGTGTATTTCCTTTGTTTCCAGCTTCAATCCCTTCTTTTGCATCTGTTTGTGTTGATTTGGTCTCAGGTTTGTAGCGAATGGTTAAGTTGGTTTTCTCCTGAATCAAATCAGGCAATATCAAATCGCCTTGAATAAGCTTGTAGCCTCTATTTTTGATACTGTCAATTTCTAGGCCCTCTTGTTGAAGACGTTGGATCGCTTTCCATATGGATGTACGGCTTAAATTCAGTTCTTCTCCGATTTTTTCTCCGCTAACATAATCGTTTTCTCTAGCTAATATTTGGTAAACTAGTTGGTGTGATTTCATTGATTTTCCTTTCTAGCTAAGAGAGAGTGAGAGTATTCATTTCGAGTTTGACTAGGTGTTTTATGAAAAAACTGTTTGTAGGCTTTTGAGAAATGTAGTGGATCTGAAAAACCCACAGAATATGCAATGACTTTGATCGTTTCATTGGTGTGTTCTAGTAACTGTTGAGCACGCTTCATTCGAACGAAAAGTAAATACTCTTTTGGAGAGAGTTGGTGAAATTCTTTAAACACACTAGTTAAGTAACTTCTATGAACCGATAGCTCTTTTGCTAAATCTTGAATGGTGAGCGATTGTGGATAGTGATTATCAATTAATCGTTTGCAGTCAAGATAGAGCTGGTGAGTTGATGAAATATTCTCTTTTTTCTGATTGGGAGCAATCGTTCCTAGATGAAACATTAGTTCATGGAGTTGTCCCATGATGTGGAGTTGAGCCAATTCATTAGATTTTGTAATCTGAGCAAAGCGGACAATATCTGAGATGAGTTTTGCAGTTGTTTGTGTATGACAGTTATTTGACTGGATGAGGTAGGATTGGTCAGAAATTTGAGATAGAGCAAAGTAGTCAGGTGCCCTCCCTCCAGTGATCCCCAACCAGTAGTAAGCCCAAGGATCCTGGTTATCTGCTTTATAGAATGTTAATTCATCTGGTTTTAGTAAAAAGAAATCTCCTGCCTTTAAATCAACAATTTTCCCCTTATAATGGAATTGACCTTTTCCTTTAGTAATGTAATGTAGTACATAGGTATCTCGAATAGCTGGGCCAAAAGAGTAATTAGGCGTGCATTCTTCATAACCGTAGAAGCTAAGAGAAAGATCAATTGTTCCAGTCTGGTATTCTGAAAAAACGAGCATGGGCCACCTCCTACCTAACATTTTACCATACTTTGTATACATTTCTCTATTTTAGAAAGCGCTTTTATGTGCTAAAATTTTATCAAGAAATAGATGAGGTACAATTTATGGGAATTCGGATAGAGAATAATCTATTTTACGTTGAGAGTAAAGGTTTAAGTTTGATTATTGAAAATAGGGATGGATTCTTATTATTAAAACATTTAGGAAAGACTATTAAGAACTATAGAGGGGCTAATAGTGTTTACGAACGCGATCATGCTTTTTCTGGTAATCCCATAGCTACTAATCG
Proteins encoded in this window:
- a CDS encoding AraC family transcriptional regulator, giving the protein MLVFSEYQTGTIDLSLSFYGYEECTPNYSFGPAIRDTYVLHYITKGKGQFHYKGKIVDLKAGDFFLLKPDELTFYKADNQDPWAYYWLGITGGRAPDYFALSQISDQSYLIQSNNCHTQTTAKLISDIVRFAQITKSNELAQLHIMGQLHELMFHLGTIAPNQKKENISSTHQLYLDCKRLIDNHYPQSLTIQDLAKELSVHRSYLTSVFKEFHQLSPKEYLLFVRMKRAQQLLEHTNETIKVIAYSVGFSDPLHFSKAYKQFFHKTPSQTRNEYSHSLLARKENQ
- the birA gene encoding bifunctional biotin--[acetyl-CoA-carboxylase] ligase/biotin operon repressor BirA produces the protein MKSHQLVYQILARENDYVSGEKIGEELNLSRTSIWKAIQRLQQEGLEIDSIKNRGYKLIQGDLILPDLIQEKTNLTIRYKPETKSTQTDAKEGIEAGNKGNTLYLSTCQTAGRGRFQRPYYSPSQGGIYMSLHIQPNLPYEKLPSYTLLVAAAVYKAIKNLTMIEVDIKWVNDIYLKNKKIAGILTEAMTSVETGSVTDVIIGLGINFSIADFPEDLKEKAGSLFMPPAPISRNELISEIWNCFYNTDSDELLYIYKERSIVLGKEVTFQLDEKLKKGLAKEISESGQLQVELEDKQTIWLNSGEISLTNW